The stretch of DNA TAAACATAGTCTCTGAGTCAGACTGAAGGTAAACACACAAAGTAGCCATCTTGATTAGCTATCGTAGCTAACTGAATAGGGATCTACTTCCAGGGAAACTCGCTGGAGTTTGCAGGTTCTCAAATGTCTACAGCAGACGAGGCAAGTCCAAAGTTAAAGTGGTCACGTCAGACTGGCTACATTTATGAAAAAACTAAATACTAGTTGAATACTTGAATAAAAAAGGTTTGACCCTTACTTATCactttaaaatgccaaaaagtCTAAAATACCTGAAAGTCAGCAGGGCATACAGAGAGACTTTACATCTCTAGATGAAACAGAACAGAACACTCTACGTTGTGGTTTAGGCTGATAAATTGGGTGGAGTATATTATTTCAACTCAAGCTTGAATCACCAAATCTCTGCTGCTGCACTGCGTGGGTGTGTAGCAAAATAGGAAAAGCCCTTTTAAGCGAAGAAAAGGCCAGGTGAATGTGTAATGGTTACTCATGGTACCCAGTCGCTCAGCATGATCACAAACTTTCCTGGTTGAGCCGTTTCTATCACTGAGGTGCTAAAAGTGGAGAGTTTATATCGTTTCCAAGCGATGGAGAATCATATCAAATATTTCTCCTGTCAGTGCTCTAGTTAAGGCTCAATTCACCTAGATGGTTGTTGTAGCCTCCATAGTAGGTACACTGACTCGTGTATTAGTCACTATGCTGACTCGTGCTTTAGTATTTCACTCACTTTCTCCCTTGAGCTACAGATGATACATGACTTTGGCACTGTTGCCCTGTCTCTTGcccttgttattgttattaattgTGGTgatcaggataaaaaaaaaaattctatactTTGGGAGATATGGTTATTTGCTATCTTTTCTGCTTCTTATCACCAACCCTGGGTTTTACATCTGTACCAGCATATAATAACACTGTACATCTAGGGTGTAACCTTTTTTTCCACCCTCCCTGATGAAACCTTTCCATACACCGGAGTTAACATCCAGGGGTGAAAAGTGGAGGGGTGGCTGAGGGGGGGGGCAGTCTACCAGCTCAGACAGGTCTCAACTGGCTGCTCCACCACCATGGCAAGCTTGTCgagtccaaacagctgacatcaTCCCGCAGGAACCCTTATTGCAAGGTGGGACCTGGGTTACAAAAATATGCTTTGATCCAAACGGGGCCGCAAGAAGGTCTTCACAAAAAGCTTTCTAACACCTGAGTGCTGACGGTGCTGCAGACTTTCAAGTCGGTGATAGAATGTCTTTTGTGAAGTCCAAGCCACAGAGGGATATGGATGACTGAGAGATCCACACAAGAATTCCAACACCCTTGTATACTTTTACCTGAACAAATGGGTAATAAAATGTTTGAATCTTGGATTCACGTATGGAAATAGAACATGTAGGCATTAAGATATAAAggaaatacagtacagtatgcttCCCTTTGTTAAAATCACCTAAAATATAATCATGCATCAAAATAGCTACGGGATATGAGGATAAGATATGAGTAAACACAGCGAGACACACCATCTAGTCCTTTCTAGATCGATTGAAGTAACGCACATCTTTTTACAGTCGTGAGCATTTATATTTCATATGGCCAGACTGCCACCTTGTGGTTATGTTTGATTACTGCAACACAATCTAACTTCCTGCTCCTTTAAATCAATCAACTGGACTACATTTGctccttaaaggtccagtgtgtaacgtgtttagttgttcattatcaaaatctgtgttgcccgtccACAAACTTCAcagtcctttttcatgaatatttacctccaccataaattccaagtattccttttggcttgaaattttacatttgcattcgcatgaactggggtagacgcattgacatatatataatggaccaatagatcccgttgctctggacggagaccagtgaaggctattagaagcacttttccggtgagcgctgagcgttactgcgcagcctccaactgagagagaccgcgtaaatgtgacgtgagcaacgtgtctgaaagttgtaagtgttctggtagctgtgccaagagaaatctcaatcattcccaatcttacagagacggagcgtaggtatatgtaaggagataacataagcacatgctaattattgctaactaacatgctagttaacattagtaattaaacctaaacagctaatgtaagtcgaaactgtcGTGcggagcttctcctgtactatacggtaattcctctactgtgcgacagtaagtcacttggttatgacacaatcgttagcctatttttacaaaaacgtctacggagccataacgtgagatacaaggtaatggagccttttatacgttgttgtgtttctttagaactaaacaatggacaaatcgagtctttaaacgcttcggatgtaaagttattctcagtcaagtgacgtaaaaaaaaaatggcggtcagcggaatgctaacaggaggtgatggccagttagcaacaaaatggcgccatgatggctcgagttctgaagcgaagcttacccccttgggtagacgctccatattcatgcgccatcttgaaatgtgttagccggtaagggacatacaggacacactgctctgcctttcgcgttttcgctgtcacatgataaactcacaggtgctgctaatgctgctaatgggtatcgtagcttcccggcccccagcaagtttgaagaaggaaacatggaggaccacacgtattcaaaatccaaatttcaggaacaggagtcttcttcttcgcccagaaaaagaaaaaggatattgaaaagagcaagagaccggctttttgaagcgtgaaggctaccgtattctgtaatacgtactttgaactgcgtggtgcgagagagttgattgcgatatatgatctcaacgctagatgggagaaattcctacacattggacctttaagaagaacaaaagacaaaaaaaatattttacaagaaaatacacattttgttGACATGTGTTTCTTAATTCAACATAAATCACCTTTATTGAGACACCTTCCATTTTAAAACCATACAACAAATAAAGACAACAAGTGGTAGTTTGAGCACGCCAGAGAAAAGCAACAATGACCAGAGTACTGAGAGCTTAAAATGTCTCTCTTTTGTTTGTCCTTTAATCCATGATCCACTGTTGGAAAACAATGTCTTGCCAGCTTTTGTTGGTTCTAAGTGCAGCTGGTACATTAAGTGCATGAAGTCtacgatttaaaaaaacaaaaaacaaactggcGGCAGATGTGCAGAAATTCCAGCCGTTCTTCCTGATCCGCTCCCACTGGTCCCAGATTTTACATCAAAGCTCCCCGTGTGGACCTGTGGTCGTCTCAGATGCTTCGGACTCCTCTTCTTTTTCTGATgagaataaaagcatgaataaaTATATGATCTCAAATAATAAGTCAAATATATTCCCTTTTAATATTGATAATATTGTAACAGTAATGGACTCCAGCAAAATGTCATTAATAGCTGAATTGTGACAATGcgtatgcatttttttttttttttaatgatacaGTTTAGTTTAAATGTGTTTCATAGGCTGTAGCATCTTTAAGCATTGTAGCGAACAATGTAAACTTTCTGTTTAAGAAATATAAATAAGGCTACAGCTAATTAGGGTTGGGAATCGTTTTGATATTAACACATCttattccaattccgattccaattctttgagggatggagttgaaacgggtcacatgcttatttcacagataagaggaacattttattttgattcaatggtgatttacaATTTGACCGGGCTTTATCAatttaaaataaagccacacaacATAGCAAGCTCCTGGAATTaaaatttggaaccgatgatcaGAGTCAAAACCaaattatccatccatccatccatccatccatacaccCACCAACCCCCACAGgaatattaggaacaccatactttTGCCTTCAGAATTGTGGCATtaattcaacaaggtgctggaaccattctttagaaatgttggcccatattgaaaGCATAGCagcccccacaccattacaccagcaccagcctgcccagtggtaacaaggcatgacggatccatgttctcattctgttcacgccaaattctgactctaccatctgaatgtctcaacagaaatcgagactcatcagaccaggcaacatttttacagtcttcaactgtccaattttggtgagctcgtgcaaattgtagcctcattttcctatttttagtggagatgagtggtacccggtgggtaattgcattaacgagaaatttaacaggtgttcctaataatcctttaggtgagtgtatatctgTAGAGCACAAATCATATGAAACCAGTTCTTAAACCAACACTAATCGTCACCTGGCTGTAGCGTGAGGACACACTCTCCATCTTGTTTCTCATAGCCGCTGGAGCAGATGCACACATGGTTGCCTTTAGTGTTGACACACTGCTCGTGCTCCTTGGTGCATACCGGCTCTGGCTGGGAACACTCGTCGATATctggaaaacacaacacaacactggTGCTACGACTTGACTGAAACAAGGTTTCCTCTTCTGACGACACACCGAGAGCATTACATTAGCAATACGTGGTGACATGTAGTAAAGGCAGAGACACCTTCCTCTGACCACATACGCTGTCAAATCACCGACCGGTTACagtaaggaggaggaggagtcacACATATTTTAACTCCTTCATCAGAAGCCTAATACGTCTCATTCCTCTGAGCCACAGGGCCACATTTTTGTCCGAGGACCAccgttgcactgggtgacatgttcctttatTGTGATGAACACAGGCAGTGTAGTTTATCTTGGTTTCGATCACCTATACCATCCTGGTGGTGCCATAAATacgcagctgaaaatagtccccccATAAAGTGCTATTTACTGTTGTTTGAGTAACAAAGGCTAAAAACTACAATGCCCTGTTgtttaggggtgcacgattcagaaaatgtcacgattccattcaaaatcgatttttgggcttaagattcgattcaaaaaacgtttctcaattaaaaaaaaaaaaaaagattcactgtatgtaaatgtagttagttttcccatgtgattgcagtaaacctacaatttaaaaaataaataaataatataaattgatttttggaatgctatgaatcgattttgaatcggtagagcttgaatcgcggtacgaatgtgaatcgatttttttgcacacccctactgTTGTTATGGACTTTTATCTTCAACAGGAACATATAATAGGAGCATCATTGATTTTGATCTCTTTTCAATATTTTAGCTACGGTTTTTGGACTGTGTATTCTCCAAGACATAAGTTTAATTTTGCAActgacgattattttcattgtcgattaatgtGTTGAATATTGACTCGGTCATGGGATTGTTGTCAaatgtccacaactcaaaagatattcagtttaccgtcatagaggagtgaagaaactataTACATACTAATAATGAATTATTTACGTCATACCTGTGCAGGTGCCCTCTGTGTCTTGGTACCCACTGGCACAAGCCTGGCACTTATCAGGACCGGCTCCAGTGCAGCCGGAGCACACTTTGTCACAGGCTAAGGGTAACACGAATTTGTGAGTTTTAAATATGATAGCAGAAATACACATTACACAAGCTTTATTTTATCATGCAGTATTGTTGTGTCGAAATCTTACAGACCAAAATGTTGTGCTAAACTGAGTGAGTAATTATTACCCTCGCAGGAGTAGGAGCCTTCCGTATTAAGGCAGTATTGTTCTTCTTTACATGGAGAAGGATCTGTGGAGCACTCGTTTACGTCTGAAACACATGAGATGGACTGCAGTGAGATAGACGGTGGTGTGCACAGACCATATGTTTTTGCtggggttttttttcttcctttttcctaCATGGAGACTTTCTACTGGCCCTCTTACCAACACAAGTTTCCTGGTCATCCTCCTCCCAGCCTTCTTTGCACTCATCACAGTCCTGATTGGTCCCTCCGTTGCAGGTTTTGCAGGAGGAGTGGCACTCTGCAGGGAGAGGTGAAGCCCGAATTCAGAATCACGACAGATTTACTTTACATGATGATGTTATGGATTAAGGTGCGTGATGCGTCACAGAGAACGCCAGTGGTTGATCTGTGTTGAAGTGTACCTGTGCACAGAGAGAATGTGTCGTTCCTCACTTCATTGAAGTAGCCGTCGATGCAGTCTAGGCAGAACTCGCCTTCATAGCCACGGTCACAGCTGCACTTTCCGTTCCCTCCGCGAGTCCCGTCGCCATCACACCTTCCATTTCCATGGCAAGGTCTGTCAGAGCCCCCCACACAGGCTtcagaaaataaaatcagaactATTAGGCCACTTTAAAACGTCAGGTTCTTGGGGTtatttgtattaatgtatttaagCTACAGTATATCTAGTCTGTCAGACACAGAACCAATGTACGTGGCATTTTATGTCTTATGAAAGGCTTTTCCTCACCATTGCAGTCCGGTCCAAACATTCCCTTTGGACAGCACACTTTGATGGTTTCAATGCAGAACCATTTATGCAGATCAGGATGTTTTGTTTTCCTGTATTGCAACAGGAAACACAGGAAGACATTAGGTGTTAACCGAACCTTTTTACTACACAAATAGCTCTGTGGGTGATACCTCTGTCAAAGGGCATCAACctgtgtgcctttttttttttttacacaagcgATGTTACATTTTAGTGTTGTGAAATTGACAGTTGAAATCCAACCAACTTGACACTGTGGCTCACCATGCTGGCATTTGACAATATTTGCATACGCCAATTCCCACCTCTTGAACCACCAAGTTTCAAAATGGTCTTCGTGCTCCTCTAACATGTGGTTGCACTCGAAGCTGCTGCTGTCACACAGCCCCTCCACAATCTCCATCAGACGGATCTCGCTGTAAAGGAAGCAAGGAGATGAATGGTTGGAAGTTTAAAAAAGGGGTGGAGGTAGAGATGAGCATGTGCCAAAACATAAACTGTGTGATAAAACTGGTGTTTGTTGCACAGGACTGTGTGATTGCGGGGAAACGTCCGGTAGATCCTTGCTAACAAATGCTGCAGTTTGAAAGTTTGCCTATGCTTACCAAGCCACTTGAGCAAACAGTCGGTTATATTCTAATGCATGCTGCTTATCTAGAACTTTGATAAGCTTAATTGAGCCAAGTACAACAGCCAGCTGGTGCAAACCAAACAGCTGGGATGACCGGTTCCTGTGGCAGGGTGACCTGGACGTGACAGGATGATGCACTGTCTCACCTTGTCTCATATTTAGACAGTTTTCTCTCCTCCCAGGCTGTGTTGCCTCCGCCAAAGTTCTGCTTCGATGTTCTGTCGAACCCCTACAATACAAAAATAGTGTCAACGTTTGTACAGAAATAAACAGGGAAAGGTGTATAGGTGAAATTTGAAAGTTAAAgatacggtggccgacaggggcaaacgcactgcaacttaatgaaacacacacacacacacacacacacacacacacaggcatgtctCAACATTAAGGGTAGTAGGACACGTTCACAATATTAGAGCAAGATAGCAATATAATGACAAGCAACACAAAGGGGAGGTTTATTACTGTTCTCTTACCTTGTTGAAGTTATCAGTAATTCTCTGACAGGTAGAACAGGCGCTTTTAAAATCTCTCTTGGCGTAGGTGACTTGACAAAGTAAAACTATATAAATAATAGTTACACACGACAATAGCCGCAGTAGACGCAGCTCTGGACCGGTGGACAGCATCTCAGCCGATCAATTTAGACACCGTTTCATAACAGGACACACGCTTAATGCACACACAAGCAAGCTTACAACTAGCGCTACACGGTTTCGGACACATCTAAGTGAGCTGTTCCTAACATTAAATCTAAGTTGGCGTTATGTATGCAAAGCGCAACAAATTAGTATTTACATGCCggttgtagaaaaaaaaaaaaaccgatGCGTTTTTAGATTTCCGCGTCAGCCTCTTGGTCGAATTGTGGCTTGCGCTCATTTGCTGGGATTGCCTGTCAAATACATCTACAACCAATCATAAGCCGCCACGCGCGGGACAAAGAGCTCCTGTCCCCCACGTGGAAAATTCTGGATTTCTAATAGtagtatttaaaataattaagtTTTTCCTGTTGAAGGGCTTTTTAGACCGAATTTCTAAACAAAATCTGTATCCCACTGGTAGAAAATGTGTCAGTAATTTTAGCGATATAAAAACATGTTTGCTTCCTGTCTTGACCGGAAGTTAtacgcatcacacacacacacacatctttcaGCTGTCATGGCTGAAAAGAGGAATGCATCAGGGCTGCCACTGCTCTCTTTATTAATAACTGTGGCTCttttgcatttattcatttgtcCGTTTACTAAAGTTGAGGAGAGCTTTAATTTACAAGCGACGCACGACATTCTGTATCACAGGCTTAACTTT from Perca fluviatilis chromosome 23, GENO_Pfluv_1.0, whole genome shotgun sequence encodes:
- the creld2 gene encoding cysteine-rich with EGF-like domain protein 2 — protein: MLSTGPELRLLRLLSCVTIIYIVLLCQVTYAKRDFKSACSTCQRITDNFNKGFDRTSKQNFGGGNTAWEERKLSKYETSEIRLMEIVEGLCDSSSFECNHMLEEHEDHFETWWFKRKTKHPDLHKWFCIETIKVCCPKGMFGPDCNACVGGSDRPCHGNGRCDGDGTRGGNGKCSCDRGYEGEFCLDCIDGYFNEVRNDTFSLCTECHSSCKTCNGGTNQDCDECKEGWEEDDQETCVDVNECSTDPSPCKEEQYCLNTEGSYSCEACDKVCSGCTGAGPDKCQACASGYQDTEGTCTDIDECSQPEPVCTKEHEQCVNTKGNHVCICSSGYEKQDGECVLTLQPEKEEESEASETTTGPHGEL